The proteins below are encoded in one region of Flavobacterium nackdongense:
- a CDS encoding ThuA domain-containing protein, whose translation MKLKTSRFFSSLLCLFMVISAASQETNDSNKLTSLQDKKVLLVYGGWEGHQPKVFAERVNKWLEKEGAKVTMSDSLGVYTQKEIMDNTDLVIQYWTMGQISKEQSKALLDAVKNGTGIAGCHGGLGDSFRNNTDYQYMIGGQFVTHPGGLIDYDITISKDNNPITKGIKNFSVKNTEQYYMHIDPKVKILATTTFSDTHNYWIKGTVMPVCWTTQYAKGKVFYLSIGHDPKDFDNPAAWQLLTRGFKWVCK comes from the coding sequence AATGATTCAAATAAATTAACTTCACTTCAAGATAAAAAAGTTTTATTAGTATATGGAGGTTGGGAAGGCCATCAGCCAAAAGTATTTGCGGAAAGAGTGAATAAATGGCTTGAAAAAGAAGGTGCCAAAGTTACTATGAGCGATTCATTGGGAGTTTATACTCAAAAAGAAATTATGGACAATACCGACCTTGTTATTCAATATTGGACGATGGGACAAATTTCAAAAGAACAAAGTAAAGCGTTATTGGATGCTGTTAAAAATGGAACTGGAATAGCGGGTTGTCACGGTGGATTGGGAGATTCCTTCAGAAACAATACAGACTATCAATATATGATTGGTGGCCAATTTGTAACACACCCTGGTGGTTTAATCGATTACGATATAACTATTAGTAAGGACAACAACCCAATTACTAAAGGAATTAAAAACTTTAGTGTTAAAAATACGGAACAATATTATATGCACATTGATCCCAAAGTAAAAATACTGGCAACAACCACTTTCTCAGACACTCATAATTATTGGATTAAAGGAACAGTAATGCCTGTTTGTTGGACAACTCAATATGCAAAAGGAAAGGTTTTTTATTTATCAATCGGACACGATCCAAAAGATTTTGACAATCCTGCTGCTTGGCAATTATTAACTAGAGGATTCAAATGGGTTTGTAAATAA